The Raphanus sativus cultivar WK10039 chromosome 2, ASM80110v3, whole genome shotgun sequence DNA segment tattcatatttgtgtttttctgtAATCATCtttgtgtaaattttttttaaatgattagtaaaaaggttttaactttattaaaataggTGGAACAAACCTATATCAATTGgtcatttttctaatttaataaaataaataaaaatattcaatattaaaaagtaatgtttaaaagtttagtaaacttttaaaatttaaattatttatattttattttttaaattaaaaattatttaaacattttctataacaatTAGAGTTAcgatatataatcaaaatataaataatattaaaactaatctatttattaattcttcaacatgtccaattgataaaAGTTTGTCCATCTTTAATTTGATAATTGCAtctacaatataaaaataatataactgcATCTAGAATATTATTTAACCGTAACTTCTTAACTTCTTCTATTTTCACGTAGAGCATACATACATGTGGGCCCATGTTCTAAACACGTTGACAAGTCGATTATAACAAATAATATTACGGTTGTATTTATCGAGAGCATACAATATAATTGCCTTTATAACCCATTGATATTAGCtttaatagttaaatatattacGGTTAtgtgttcaaaagaaaaatacattacGGTATTCTAAAACAAGGAATGGGTCATGAGACTAATTAGTTAATAGGTTTTAACGGgtctaaatagatttatattattatcataggtcgaaatttaaattcatatttatgcTATTAAAATTCATAGATTTATGTCACGTAACTAACTAAACAAATATACATAACAATGGTTGTTACAAGATCTATAAGTTATATGCAACTTGTACAAccaaaacttttttctttttacaaaccCAAATTTATAAATGGATACAAGTacaaagtttatatgttatatgtagtTTCTTCGAACCCAaactaaatatacatattttcaaacagAACGTTCAACTACATTCTTATTTAGGGATGAGAATACAtgtgatgtttcaaaatataaatactgatgttacattttcataaataatattcaATCACGAGAAAATAGCGAGAACTTGGACAAAGATAAATCCTTTTGATTGACAttgaaattacatatttaaattattgttttgttttgaccaaaacgaaaaaaaaaattaaaattataatccaacctcaactttcaaaccatatatcttatttaagtttcaaatattgttttattcaaatcaaaatatataaatgtatatgaattttgataatagataaaaggtttattataaatatatttttatatatttttataataattatattaaagaattattgtttaaaaataaataactcgCAGATAACCGTAAAATTAAGCGGAacgggtacaaaattatttgtttgcgggttatAGGGATCAGATTTTTTGACCAGAACAAAATTAAAATCCGCTGATTGGCGGATCAGCAGGCTGGGTTCGATCCGCAACTCATCCTTAACCGAAcatataccggatcaatttttaaattaccattatttaataaaatatattttgatttacacataaatataattacaaagaaacatacgaatataatcacaaagaaaacacaaatataaaaactaaatttaaaacaaaaatatacccgtccttttaagggcggatcaaaatctagtttgtaattaattttaatacacACGAATGAGTTTCTGAAAACCGGAAAGGGACAAGAGAGAAAACCAGCCGCCGTTTCCGCTGGTATTTaggtgctctctctctctctctctctctctctctatctctttacTTCAAAAACACTCTGAATAAAACAATCTTACAAAATACTCACGTAGAGAACACAGGAGAACCAAGGTATTCAGCAagcaagaaagaaagagatggaTTCGAATGGCGCCGTCGTCGATGAGCAGATGAAGTTGGTGCAAGGAGCTGCTGGCTACGTACTCGAAGATGTTCCTCACTTGACTGATTACATTCTCGATCTCCCCGTACTATACTTCCTTCCTTCATCCCTCCTCTCTCTACGCTTTTATTCCTTCAAAATCGAAGTTTTTTTTGCTAGATCGTCGGTGCTTATGATACGATTTAAGCGTTTTATTACACCGCTTGACACGTGTGCGAATCTGATGCTTCCTTAAAGTTCAATACTTTGCGGGTTTGTAGATGAGATCATGGACTTATATGAATGTTATATCAATGTGATATAGATTAGTGCGTATATGCGTGCACGTTCTCGTGGTGTAATGTTTGGTCTCAGATCTATTTGATACAGTACTTGCCTAGCTTTGTTTATTCAAAATGAAATATCTCTCCCCAGGCTAAGGATTCAATGTAGAATAATGGAAGgcttgaataatatttttttttgtatgtgtattcaatttgattaaaaatgAGATTTCTGGGGCATATGTGAATGCGTAGCTCCTTGTAAGTTTCAGTTCTATTCGTGATATTCACTTTTGctgatttctttgttttttttttgggcagaCTTATCCAAACCCGTTGCAATCGAATCCTGCTTACTCAGTAGTGAGGTAAGTTGAGGGATTATTATTGTTACTTGTAGTCTTCGTTGGTTTAACAGATGATGTGTCTGTTAATTGGATCCATGTTGTGTGGGATTTTTCAGGCAGTACTTTGTTGATGAAGACGATACAGTCCCACAAAAGGTGACTCTCTCGGCCGTGTTTTTTGTCTCTTGTTCTCTGTGTTATGTTAGGTCATTGctaattttcttcttcttctttagattGTTGTTCACAAGGATTCTCCTAGAGGGATACATTTTAGACGTGCTGGACCACGCCAAAAGGTATTTCTTTCGTAttttccatcccatatgctctGCAGCTTCCCTTATCTAAAATGGTGTTAAACTTGCTCTGATGTTTAGGTGTATTTCAAGCCAGCTGATGTACGGGCATGTATTGTCACATGTGGTGGTCTTTGCCCGGGTCTTAATACAGTCATCAGGGAGATCGTCTGTGGTCTTCACTACATGTATGGTGTCACAGAAGTACTTGGTGTTAATGTGAGTTGACTTCAATGTTTTTAGGctgcatttttgtttttttgtttttgcggATTataatctttgttgtggtgtgttCTGTAACTGCTATTGCGAATGCGGATTTAATATATACCTGTGAGAATNNNNNNNNNNNNNNNNNNNNNNNNNNNNNNNNNNNNNNNNNNNNNNNNNNNNNNNNNNNNNNNNNNNNNNNNNNNNNNNNNNNNNNNNNNNNNNNNNNNNCCTAGCTTGTAATAACTGGTGCTCTAGCAAATTCTATTCAAGCTTATTATGAATTGAAATATGATTTATGTGGCTTATATGGTTTTCTTATACTGCAGTGTGGGTTCAGCGGATTCTATTCCAAAAACACTGTCACTCTGACACCGAAGGTTGTTAGTGACATTCACAAGCGCGGGGGAACCATGTTGGGAACATCCCGAGGGGGCTCTGATACATTGAAGATCGTGGACAACATACAGGATCGTGAAATAAATCAGGTTTTTCTAagagtttttatatttgtttcattAAGTTTGCCTCTGTTGAGTGGAGTACAGTTCTGCTAATAAGAGTCATTTAATAGGTTTACATCATTGGAGGTGATGGAACCCAAAAGGGAGCATCTGCAATATACAAGGTTAGTGAACATCGAACTCAAAAGACAGAAATGGATGCTTCTTTGGAGTTCAAATGTTATGAAAACACTCTGCTTTGAATATAAATTGAAACATCTATTTGCTGGCATATATATAATGGGCGATGCAGCTTccttataatattatttggaCTGGTAGAGCAGATGTGTTCTTCTGACAATCGCTTTAAGTGGGTGTAACAAACGTGTTTGTCTGATGTTGCAGGAAATTAGACGTCGTGGACTTAAAGTTGCTGTGGCAGGAATACCAAAGACCATCGACAATGACATCCCAGTAAGTATCTGATCTAGTAATTGTACACACAACCTAAGCTCATCCCTCATTCTTTCATGTAACTCTCTCTAACCGTATCTTTAATTCAGGTCATCGACAAGTCGTTTGGATTTGATACTGCGGTTGAGGAGGCTCAACGTGCTATTAATGCAGCGCATGTCGAAGCGACCAGTGTTGAAAACGGCATTGGACTTGTCAAGCTAATGGGTCGTTACAGTGGTTAGTTCATCGAAGGATACAAATTATTGCATACAATTAATAGTCACAAAAGTATCTAAATTATTGTTTCCGCACTGCAGGGTTCATAGCATTGTACGCGACTCTAGCCAGCCGGGACGTTGACTGCTGTCTGATTCCCGAGTCACCCTTTTACCTTGAAGGCAAAGGAGGTCTTTACGAGTTCATTGCAAAACGGCTCAGAGAAAACGGTCACATGGTTATAGTGGTTGCTGAAGGTGCAGGACAAGATCTCGTTGCCGAGAGCATTGAACAGCAAGATGCTTCAGGGAACAAGCTCCTTAAAGATGTTGGACTATGGATGAGTCTTAAAATCAAGGTAGCTTCTGTCAAATATAAGAACTATATCGAACCTTCAGTTCCATGTTTCTAACTAGAAGACGTTATTTCTTAACCTTTCTTCACTTCTGGCTTTTGTAACAGGAACACTTTGCGAAGCAGAGGAAAATGGACATTACTCTGAAATACATCGGTACGTTTTGTCCTCCCTAACTTCAACTCAAGCTACTTAGATTCATGAAATATTAATGTGTTTGATTCCATGTTTTAGATCCGACATACATGATCAGAGCTATCCCAGCCAATGCATCTGACAACGTCTACTCTACGCTCCTCGCCCAAAGCGCAGTCCATGGTGCAATGGCTGGCTATACCGGCTTCATCTCTGGCCTTGTTAATGGAAGACACACCTACATTCCCTTCAACGTAAGTTTCTCTTCGCCTAGATATCTCTCTATCTATATGCCATtgtatcatcatctctcaaAGTTTCAACCCATTTTTTGTTACTCTTGCAGCGAATAACGGAAAAACAGAACAAAGTTGTGATTACAGACAGAATGTGGGCTCGGATGCTGTCATCCACGAACCAGCCCAGCTTCATGAATCCTCCTAGTGGAACCACCGAGGCGACAGGCTAATGCCAAAAACTGTTGGCAGAGTTTTATATCTTCATTTGTAATTTTTGACTACATTGAGAATGAATCATTTAGGTGATAGACAGTACCATTGTTTTCGTGAACTCTTTTGCTGAAGATGAACAATTCTTGTGAATTGGTCTCTTGTGTTCGTGAACTCTTTTCCTGAATATAAACAATTCGTGTGAAATCATGTATGCTCTTAGTCTTTTTAACTTGCCTTTTCATGAAACTAGACCAACCATGTGCTTTGTTTTTCCTTCTTTGTTGTATAGAAAAACTTGTACGATTGATGAAAAGGTCTGTCATTTTCTTGGCTTCTCCGTGAACactaatttcaaaacaaaactgaCAAAATGGTTTATTAATATCGTGATGGTCGCGTTATTaaggatttttttgtttgttctacAAATTACAATGATCAGAATTTAAAATGAACAAACAATATGGCTCGAGACTGCCAAGAATGAAGCGTTTGAACAGAGAGAATGAATTTAACAAAAAAGCTGGTTCGTTTTCAACCTCTGTAGATTCCAGAAGGATCAGCGTTCTGCACAATCCATGGGTGCTCGAGAAGTTTGTGCAGAGGCAGACGTTTTGCAGACTCCTTGACAAGCATctaaattgatataaagttgATAAATATGTAAGATTTCAGATTCAGCTCTTCAATGACTAGTACTTCCACCAAAGTTGAAGGTATCTACAAACCTGGCCAATAAGATCCTTTGCAGATGGAGATACAATTGGTGTGGGAGGGAACTTGAGGTCCACCTGCACAATCCTGTTTATAGATCATTTTGTGTTAACAAAGTCATCAAGAGCAAACAAGACTGTAACTGGTTGATTAGGAATGCATATTTAAGTATTATACCTTCTGTATGTGTCTGAGTGCTCCACGGCTTCAAAAGGAGGAACGCCATAAAGGAACTCGTAACAGAGAATCCCTAGGCTCCAGATATCTACACTTGCATCATGCTCTACGCTTTCAACTATAAGAGAAAATTCGAAAGTTCATGTTAAAAGTGAATACACACATATAAGTAGAATTGAACTTTCAAGCAAAGCCTTCAACACTTTACCCATCTCAGGAGGAAGGTAATCAAGCGTGCCACACATGGTCCTTCTGCGGTTAAATGTGTGTACTGACCAACCAAAGTCCGCAATCTTGAGCTCACCCTGATATTAAAAGTAGATGAATATTCACTATTGGCTGGTAAATGGATAAATGTCAGtgcaaaaatgatttataaacttatCTAACCTGAGCACCGATTAACAGATTCTCTGGTTTGATATCTCTGTGTATCACGTGCTTGCCATGGCAGTAGATGAGAGCTCTCGCCAACGATGCAACATACTATCAGaagtaaacatataaacatCTCAGTTTCTTTCTTAACTAACCAGATAATTGATATAAGCATATAACAGCAGAAGGAATGAAGGAAAGGGACTAACAGTTGCAGCTCGTCTCTCGCTGAAGTATTTGCATTTCTGAAGCTCCTTGTAAAGCTCGCCTCTAGCAGCATACTCAAGTATCAAATAAACTCTTTTCTGCAACCAAACGAAGAGAGAAAGACAATGAAGTGGAGTTATGCTCAAAAGGgtgaagaaaatgaagaactTTACCTGATCATAGAAATAACCATAGAGACGCAGGATATTGGGGTGGCGAAGATGAGACTGAATCTCAACTTCTCTTCTGAGCTGATGTTCAACTTGAGATTCTTGAAGCTGTGACTTGAAAAGAACCTTTAGAGCGACAATGTGGTTGCTCTGTTTCACATTTGCATACGTTTgttaaacaaaaacaatgtaAGGAAACTAAACAAAAGAATGAGAATGAATCAAAAGACATAGATACTGACCCGCTTTTCTCGAGCGAGATAAACGTGACCAAACTTGCCTCTACCAAGAGCCTTtccaatgtcaaaatcactcAGAGTCCATCTCTTTTGAGCAGCTGCAGAAGCACCTGAAGAAGCCTCCTGATGATGATTTTGAAAGTAAAAAAGGTCCAATTAACAAAATGTGATGTCTCCCTTTATGATATATGACACTGAAAAACATGAATCTACTTTTCAAATTCCACAAAAGTTCCAAACCCTAATCTTGGGAATCTCGCTCAATTCAAATCTAACCCAAATCTTTAAAGAGAATCAATCAATGCAACAATAATCCCAGATCTCATCCTAAACATAGAGAAACTCAAACACCAAGGATCGATAAGGATTAAGCTAAAAAAACTTTGTCAATCACACGAATGGATCAAATGGTGGACTCGTGATTAGCCGAAAAAGGTTGTTCCTTTTTTACCTTCTCCACCTGGTGCTGTTGTGTCTCCGTAGCGATCGCCATGGAAAAggtgggagagagagaggacaaGGTTTGAAGGCGGAGAGGACAAGATTTGAGGAAGATAGGAGCGGGGCTCTAagctttttaaataaaaatacaatctgAGACCGTTAAGTATTAATAAAGgcaaatactattatttttgcTACAACGGTCGAACTTGCCACTTGCCAGGGTGTTGTGGACCCAatttccatttaaaaaaaaataaaagacagTTTCCGGTTTTGTCGGTTCATTTACTAACCACATTCACCTAGACCGAAAATGACTTCATTCAAATTCAAATTAGTGTATAAAGATTTACAAAACTAAGGTTTGTGGTCACAAAGTTTTGtgaattataataaataatgcaataaaatatttgtttataaatgatattttcttaattgctagataattaaaaatatttaatatgttatatGTTTGATTGACTGAAAAAGTTTTCAAGCgataatcaaataatatataatatatcttactaaaaataatattagataaaaacttaaaattgcAACTTAATTGTAGAGCTAGTTGAATAATCCAATTGTAGCTCATACAATTAGATAGAATATTATATCTCCATCTTCCACTCGTTAGAAATAGTGTGAGATAACCGAGTTTAGTATAAGATAAAACGTTTAATAATTTGAAGAGTATCGGTGAAATCATTCTTTAGATTGGTAAGTTTGAGACAATTGCATAAGTAGAGAGCTTAAATcgtaatttgttaatttaataAGCATTTTATAGTAAAATCGTAAAGTAAAAGACCTCCTTTTTGCAAAATTTCCATTACTGGGGACATATACATTACCGGAATTCACAGTGGAAGAACAGACTACGAAGAAACAAAACCATCATCATATGACACGAAATTTAAAAAACCCTAATGGCCATTAatctcagaagaagaagatagaagaTTCCGCGCAAAGAACTCTCCTGAAACACGGAGTAACTGAGTACACCCAACCAGTGACCTTTGACTATCAATATGGTAATGATTATTTCGGCCAATTCTCAATTCGTGAATCCTTTAAGCAATTAGGGTTTCCaatttgatttgaatttttgtttccttttctcCAGTTTTCGATTGCAGCGATCAATGATACGGAGTCCAAAGAGAAGTGGGAGCCTTTAGCTCCTAGCAAGGAAGCTCAGGTTTTGCTTGATTGATTTCTCTCGCAACTTTAATTCTGGGTTCATTTAGGGCTAGAAAATAAAGTTGgactctttatttatttattgtttgtgTTTATGACTGATCATATTCTAGCAGAACAAAAGATTAGCTCAAGTTTTTAGTTGGTACAGAGAAGAGAGTGATGCATAATCTTGAAGCTAGATCAGTTCATTGTAGAAATGAtattgaattgtttttttttttaaattgccgTCGTCAGGAGTTTCATCTGTCACAAACATATCACGAGGGTCTTCTAAAGCTGCAAGCTAAAGACTACGAAAAGGCTCGGGAGCTGCTAGAGTCTATCCTTAAGGATCCTATTATAGCCAACtccaaagtaatttttttttttaaaaacttgttTGATTTCTCTCTTTTAATAGTGTGAACTGTTTGTTATAGCCGGTAAGTTGTTTCTTTGCAGGTGGAGACTATCACAAACGATAATCATCTCCATCATCTCAGGTCAAGCTCcctttttttataaatcacATTGTTACATTTGGTTATATTGACTAGTAGTGATTGTAGTTTAAATACGTTTTGTTTATTAGTATTCTGGTCGCCTATAAGACAATTTTCTGTATACCTCTTTTGCAGATTTTTGGCTCTGAAGAATCTTGCCACTGTATTTCTTGAGCTGGGTTCTAGTCATTACGAGGATGCTCTAAACTGTTATCTTCAAGCTATAGACATAGATGCCAAAGATTCTGTGCTGTGGAACCATCTTGGAACTCTATCATGCTCGATGGGATTGCTGAGTATTTCACGATGGGCATTTGAACAAGGACTTCTCTGCAGCCCAAATAATTGTACGCGCTGTTCCTTCCTCTCTCTAACATATACAGAAATTGGTCATCACATTATTGATCCTAGTTGGTCTTATACCCTTTGCAATAGTTGTTGAATCTATGATGGCTCTCTGTTCCTGGGTTTACGGACTGTTGCATGTATGCTTCACTCATCCTCCCCTGAAAACTGAATGTGCTAATGTGCAGGGAACTGCATGGAGAAACTTCTAGAAGTTCTCATTGCCATAGGTGATGAAGTTTCCTGTCTTTCAATTGCAAATCTGATTTTGAGGCATTGGCCATCGCATTCTCGTGCTCTGCATGTTAAACATTCTATTGAAGAAATAGATCCAGAACCTTTTGCGCCCAAGGGTATAGATAAGCTTGAACCTCAGCA contains these protein-coding regions:
- the LOC108836385 gene encoding ATP-dependent 6-phosphofructokinase 6, translating into MDSNGAVVDEQMKLVQGAAGYVLEDVPHLTDYILDLPTYPNPLQSNPAYSVVRQYFVDEDDTVPQKIVVHKDSPRGIHFRRAGPRQKVYFKPADVRACIVTCGGLCPGLNTVIREIVCGLHYMYGVTEVLGVNCGFSGFYSKNTVTLTPKVVSDIHKRGGTMLGTSRGGSDTLKIVDNIQDREINQVYIIGGDGTQKGASAIYKEIRRRGLKVAVAGIPKTIDNDIPVIDKSFGFDTAVEEAQRAINAAHVEATSVENGIGLVKLMGRYSGFIALYATLASRDVDCCLIPESPFYLEGKGGLYEFIAKRLRENGHMVIVVAEGAGQDLVAESIEQQDASGNKLLKDVGLWMSLKIKEHFAKQRKMDITLKYIDPTYMIRAIPANASDNVYSTLLAQSAVHGAMAGYTGFISGLVNGRHTYIPFNRITEKQNKVVITDRMWARMLSSTNQPSFMNPPSGTTEATG
- the LOC108823699 gene encoding serine/threonine-protein kinase Aurora-1; translated protein: MAIATETQQHQVEKEASSGASAAAQKRWTLSDFDIGKALGRGKFGHVYLAREKRSNHIVALKVLFKSQLQESQVEHQLRREVEIQSHLRHPNILRLYGYFYDQKRVYLILEYAARGELYKELQKCKYFSERRAATYVASLARALIYCHGKHVIHRDIKPENLLIGAQGELKIADFGWSVHTFNRRRTMCGTLDYLPPEMVESVEHDASVDIWSLGILCYEFLYGVPPFEAVEHSDTYRRIVQVDLKFPPTPIVSPSAKDLIGQMLVKESAKRLPLHKLLEHPWIVQNADPSGIYRG